The Halalkalicoccus sp. CG83 DNA segment ACCCAGCTCGACGTCGGCGAGATCATCCCCTACATCCGCCCCGACGTCGAGGGCCGCGACGCCGTCGACTCCTGGGAGGACGTCCCCGACGACATCAAGGACACCTTCGAAAAACTCGGCATCCCAGAAGCCGAACGAGAGTCCCTCTCCGGCGTCGGCGCCCAGTACGAGAGCGAGGTCGTCTACCAGAACATGCAGGAACAGTGGCAAGAAAAAGGGGTGATCTTCATGAACATGGACGAGGCCGTCCAGAAACACCCCGAGATCGTGAAAGAACACTTCATGACTCGGTGTGTCCCCCCCAGCGACAACAAGTTCGCCGCCCTCCACGGCGCCGTCTGGTCCGGCGGCAGCTTCGTCTACGTTCCCGAGGACGTCACCGTCGAGATGCCCGTCCAGGCCT contains these protein-coding regions:
- the sufB gene encoding Fe-S cluster assembly protein SufB, giving the protein TQLDVGEIIPYIRPDVEGRDAVDSWEDVPDDIKDTFEKLGIPEAERESLSGVGAQYESEVVYQNMQEQWQEKGVIFMNMDEAVQKHPEIVKEHFMTRCVPPSDNKFAALHGAVWSGGSFVYVPEDVTVEMPVQAYFRMNSEGMGQFEHTLIVAEKGSEVHYIEGCSAPKYGTHNLHSGGVEVFVGEDAHVQYSTVQNWSKNTFNLNTKRAIAEKGGRMEWVSGSMGSKATMLYPCTILKGR